The following proteins are co-located in the Chryseobacterium daecheongense genome:
- a CDS encoding helix-turn-helix domain-containing protein, with amino-acid sequence MDFHIKYITPDIKLSSYEDKLFKTETVFEYHMLVWFISGETKIIQADRSYHFTSGDIFLIPRNQLATIINYPKDGRPHKAVVMHLTTDRLKQFYSNMDIHDSVIRKEPEIFSFSNHPLLQSCLASLIPYFEMTQTFPEHIASLKIMESISILREINPEIDTVLADFEEPGKINLVDFMEKNYMFNMPLERFGYLTGRSLSTFNRDFRKTFQTTPQRWLTRKRLELAHYHLAEKHKKPSDIFMEVGFEDLSHFSYAFKKQYGYAPSMIR; translated from the coding sequence ATGGATTTTCACATCAAATACATCACACCGGATATTAAGCTTTCTTCCTATGAAGATAAATTATTTAAAACTGAAACTGTTTTTGAATATCATATGCTGGTGTGGTTTATTTCCGGGGAAACGAAGATCATCCAGGCCGATCGCTCTTATCATTTTACATCGGGAGACATTTTTCTTATTCCGAGGAACCAATTGGCAACAATTATTAATTATCCTAAAGACGGCCGCCCCCATAAAGCAGTAGTAATGCATCTAACGACAGACCGTTTAAAGCAGTTTTATTCAAATATGGATATCCACGATTCTGTAATCCGGAAAGAACCTGAAATCTTCAGTTTCAGCAATCATCCTTTATTACAAAGTTGCCTTGCCTCATTAATACCCTATTTTGAGATGACCCAAACTTTCCCGGAACATATCGCATCACTGAAAATCATGGAATCAATCAGTATTCTACGGGAAATTAATCCGGAAATTGACACTGTTTTAGCTGATTTTGAGGAACCAGGAAAAATCAATCTCGTTGATTTTATGGAGAAAAATTATATGTTCAATATGCCTTTGGAACGATTTGGTTACCTTACAGGAAGAAGTTTGTCCACTTTCAACCGGGATTTCCGAAAAACATTTCAAACCACACCTCAGCGGTGGCTTACCCGTAAAAGACTTGAATTAGCTCATTACCACCTTGCTGAAAAACATAAGAAACCATCAGATATATTTATGGAAGTAGGCTTTGAGGATTTATCCCACTTCTCCTATGCATTCAAAAAGCAATATGGCTACGCTCCATCCATGATCAGATAA